In Hoeflea ulvae, one genomic interval encodes:
- the hisC gene encoding histidinol-phosphate transaminase translates to MSSSERPAPKPGVMDIAAYVPGRETAHGVAKVYKLSSNESPLGPSPMVTEAFAARNVDLATYPDGSAHVLREAIARAYGLNPGNILCGNGSDELLGLLCQTYLAPGDEGVFTEHGFLVYKIQIMAQGATPVTVPDTDLTADVDAILGAVTEKTKIVFLANPNNPTGTYIPVNEVRRLHAGLPGHVILVLDAAYAEYVRRNDYEAGIELVSANTNVVMTRTFSKIHGLAGLRIGWMYAHEAIVDACNRVRGPFNVNALAIIAGAAAIGDRAHVERAVEHNEAWLGRVSEVLEALGLTVTPSVGNFVLMHFPATAGKTAAEADEFLCSRGYILRRVSGYGLPDALRMTIGSEEANLGVLDALKEFMA, encoded by the coding sequence ATGAGCAGCTCAGAACGTCCCGCCCCCAAGCCGGGTGTCATGGATATCGCGGCCTATGTGCCGGGGCGTGAAACCGCGCATGGCGTGGCCAAGGTCTACAAGCTGTCATCGAACGAATCGCCGCTGGGTCCAAGCCCGATGGTCACGGAAGCCTTTGCGGCGCGCAATGTCGATCTGGCGACCTATCCGGATGGCTCGGCGCATGTGCTGCGGGAGGCCATTGCCCGCGCCTATGGCCTCAACCCCGGCAATATCCTGTGCGGCAACGGCTCGGACGAACTGCTCGGACTGCTGTGCCAGACCTATCTCGCGCCCGGCGACGAGGGCGTGTTCACCGAGCATGGCTTCTTGGTCTACAAGATCCAGATCATGGCGCAGGGCGCGACGCCCGTGACCGTGCCCGACACAGACCTGACCGCCGATGTCGATGCGATTCTCGGCGCGGTGACCGAGAAGACCAAGATCGTCTTCCTGGCCAATCCGAACAATCCGACCGGAACCTATATCCCGGTCAATGAGGTGCGGCGCCTGCATGCGGGACTGCCGGGCCATGTCATTCTGGTTCTCGACGCGGCCTATGCCGAATATGTCCGCCGCAATGACTACGAAGCCGGCATCGAGCTGGTCTCGGCCAACACCAATGTGGTGATGACCCGGACATTCTCGAAGATCCATGGGCTTGCCGGGCTGCGGATCGGCTGGATGTATGCGCATGAGGCGATCGTCGATGCCTGCAACCGGGTGCGCGGTCCGTTCAACGTCAACGCGCTTGCGATCATTGCAGGTGCGGCAGCGATCGGCGACCGGGCCCATGTCGAGCGTGCGGTCGAGCACAATGAGGCCTGGCTGGGCCGCGTCAGCGAAGTGCTTGAAGCCTTGGGCCTGACGGTGACGCCGTCGGTCGGCAATTTCGTGCTGATGCATTTTCCCGCAACAGCGGGCAAGACGGCTGCGGAAGCCGACGAGTTTCTCTGCTCACGGGGTTACATTTTGCGGCGGGTGTCGGGATATGGCCTGCCGGACGCCTTGCGGATGACCATCGGCAGTGAAGAAGCCAATCTCGGCGTGCTTGACGCGCTGAAGGAGTTCATGGCCTGA
- a CDS encoding gamma-glutamylcyclotransferase, giving the protein MDDFWVFGYGSLMWRPGFEHEETRQARLFGFHRALCVRSFFHRGTPERPGLVLGLDRGGSCHGVAFRIRPENRNAVMAYLRERELVTRVYVETSRRVRLKTGQDVRAVTYVVDRSHTQYAGALSIDDALLGVSGAVGQSGPNEDYVVNTVDHLRTLGIHDAHLEGIADQIRRMGHPL; this is encoded by the coding sequence ATGGACGATTTTTGGGTGTTTGGCTACGGATCGCTGATGTGGCGTCCAGGTTTCGAGCATGAGGAAACAAGGCAGGCGCGATTGTTCGGGTTTCACCGTGCATTGTGCGTCCGCTCGTTCTTTCACCGTGGCACGCCGGAGCGGCCGGGACTGGTGCTCGGGCTTGATCGCGGCGGATCCTGCCATGGGGTCGCCTTCCGGATCCGGCCGGAAAACCGCAACGCGGTGATGGCCTATCTGCGCGAGCGCGAGCTGGTGACCCGGGTCTATGTCGAGACGTCCCGCAGGGTGCGGCTCAAGACCGGCCAGGATGTTCGCGCCGTGACCTATGTGGTCGACCGGTCCCACACCCAATATGCCGGCGCCCTTTCGATCGATGACGCCCTGCTCGGTGTTTCGGGCGCCGTGGGGCAATCCGGGCCGAACGAGGATTACGTGGTCAACACCGTCGACCATCTCAGGACCCTCGGCATTCACGACGCCCACCTGGAAGGGATTGCCGACCAGATCAGGCGTATGGGGCACCCGCTCTGA
- a CDS encoding cell division protein FtsX: MTERTPRKSDTGKKERLVALRPMAPIVPPINVSGRALMVVIAIMSFLCAITLGAVTMVQEKAEAWQGDISREITIQIKPADGLDMEAALTQVRSIVLSFPGALSADIVDRASTARLLEPWLGEGFDMDELPVPRLVIVTIDENAPPDFATIRQTLADAVPAATLDDHRAWASRLISMARITVFIGVGVLSLMFATTMLTVIFATRGAMDGNRHIVEVLHFVGAETSFIASEFQKRFLLIGLKGAAFGGGVAAAAYLLLGLWQSNTMATVLNDQVTALFGRFTLSSAGYVGIIGIVVLISAMTAITTRLTVTRTIREIDRQRADPALAEIG, from the coding sequence ATGACTGAGCGGACGCCGAGAAAAAGCGATACCGGCAAGAAGGAACGCCTGGTCGCGCTGCGGCCCATGGCCCCGATCGTGCCGCCAATCAATGTCTCCGGGCGCGCCCTGATGGTGGTGATCGCCATCATGTCGTTCCTGTGCGCCATCACCCTGGGCGCCGTCACCATGGTGCAGGAAAAGGCAGAGGCCTGGCAGGGCGACATTTCCCGCGAAATCACCATCCAGATCAAGCCCGCCGATGGTCTCGACATGGAGGCCGCATTGACCCAGGTACGCAGCATCGTGCTGTCCTTTCCCGGCGCGCTGAGCGCCGATATCGTCGACCGGGCCTCGACCGCCAGGCTGCTCGAACCCTGGCTCGGCGAAGGCTTCGACATGGATGAGCTGCCGGTTCCGCGGCTGGTCATCGTCACCATCGACGAGAATGCGCCGCCGGATTTCGCCACCATCCGGCAGACCCTTGCCGATGCGGTGCCCGCGGCCACACTCGATGATCATCGCGCCTGGGCGAGCCGGCTGATCTCGATGGCGCGGATCACGGTCTTCATCGGGGTCGGCGTCCTGTCGCTGATGTTTGCCACCACCATGCTGACCGTGATCTTCGCCACCCGCGGCGCCATGGACGGCAATCGCCACATCGTCGAAGTGCTGCATTTCGTCGGCGCCGAAACGAGCTTCATCGCCTCGGAATTCCAGAAGCGCTTTCTGCTGATCGGCCTCAAGGGGGCGGCCTTCGGCGGCGGCGTTGCGGCGGCTGCCTATCTGCTTCTCGGCCTGTGGCAGAGCAACACCATGGCCACCGTGCTCAATGACCAGGTCACGGCCCTGTTCGGACGCTTTACCCTCAGCAGCGCCGGCTATGTCGGCATCATCGGCATCGTCGTGCTGATCTCGGCCATGACCGCGATCACCACCCGGCTGACCGTAACCCGCACCATCCGCGAGATCGACCGGCAGCGCGCCGATCCGGCCCTGGCCGAAATTGGTTGA
- a CDS encoding DUF2125 domain-containing protein gives MPSTSSASSSRKFGWLVAAIVGAILLWTVAWFLFAARIESHLPEALAEMTGDEASADCVNSDIRGYPFRFGVFCDTLSYAHPGDGVAATTGAFRSAAQFYKPGHVVAEVDGPLALSAPGVEVRIDWQVLQASGVAAMHGIDRGSLDGRNISFDIDGIVLAQKLSLQAGRITAHARRNGPDLDIASYGGELQTSLITGLSAKAVSLEATLTGQAGLLDRPYVAPEGIVETLIHRLAIELDDASSLEISGPIQVGTDGRLSGALQLTVRGQQRFTELAASFDPQIGGLIGRFAPLLSALDTVPGDDAITLPLTLDQSRVSLGMFPLGELPGF, from the coding sequence ATGCCATCCACCTCATCTGCCTCGTCATCGCGAAAATTCGGCTGGCTGGTTGCGGCAATTGTCGGCGCAATCCTGCTTTGGACGGTCGCATGGTTTCTTTTCGCAGCCCGGATCGAGAGCCACCTGCCCGAAGCCTTGGCTGAAATGACTGGTGACGAGGCCAGCGCCGACTGCGTCAATTCCGATATCCGCGGCTACCCCTTCCGCTTCGGCGTGTTCTGCGACACGCTTTCCTATGCCCACCCCGGCGATGGCGTGGCCGCCACCACCGGCGCGTTTCGCTCGGCGGCACAATTCTACAAGCCCGGCCATGTCGTCGCCGAAGTCGACGGCCCGCTGGCGCTCTCGGCGCCGGGAGTGGAAGTCCGCATCGACTGGCAGGTGCTGCAGGCAAGCGGCGTTGCCGCCATGCACGGCATCGACCGCGGCTCGCTGGATGGCCGCAACATCAGCTTCGACATTGACGGAATCGTGCTGGCGCAGAAACTGTCCTTGCAGGCCGGGCGGATCACCGCCCATGCCCGCCGCAACGGCCCTGACCTCGACATCGCCTCCTATGGCGGGGAACTTCAGACCAGTCTGATCACCGGGCTGAGCGCGAAGGCCGTCAGCCTCGAGGCGACACTGACCGGACAGGCCGGTCTGCTCGACAGGCCCTATGTCGCGCCCGAAGGGATTGTCGAGACCCTGATCCATCGCCTGGCGATCGAGCTTGACGACGCATCCTCGCTCGAAATCTCCGGGCCGATCCAGGTCGGCACTGATGGAAGATTGTCCGGCGCGCTGCAACTGACCGTGCGTGGTCAGCAGCGCTTCACCGAGCTGGCGGCAAGTTTCGATCCGCAGATCGGCGGATTGATCGGCCGGTTCGCCCCCCTGCTCTCGGCGCTGGACACGGTGCCCGGCGATGATGCCATCACCCTGCCGCTGACGCTCGACCAGAGCCGGGTCTCGCTGGGCATGTTTCCGCTGGGCGAATTGCCGGGCTTCTGA
- a CDS encoding YdcF family protein, translating to MMSVDTVPPEPAPPATIRSDSLHRLRRVGHHGLRIVTIAAIVGIALTAMGFFRFTDTIAELKATGTPGEVDAIVALTGGYQRIDQALELLENGVGERLLISGVNPTTTGTALRRATGTKSATFACCVDIGYEALDTIGNANETAGWIRQRGYDRILVVTNNYHMPRSLLELSQASPDVTFIAYPVTHADLKTETWLTDPVALRTLMVEYAKYSLARLRNWSGAKTASGLRADAGVKPPVAAGISYD from the coding sequence ATGATGAGCGTGGACACCGTACCGCCCGAACCGGCACCGCCGGCAACCATCAGGTCTGATTCACTCCACCGCCTCCGGCGTGTGGGGCATCACGGCCTGCGCATTGTCACCATCGCTGCCATCGTCGGCATCGCCTTGACCGCCATGGGTTTTTTCCGCTTCACTGACACCATCGCCGAACTCAAGGCCACCGGAACGCCGGGCGAGGTCGACGCGATCGTCGCCCTGACCGGCGGTTACCAGCGAATCGACCAGGCCCTGGAACTGCTTGAAAACGGCGTCGGCGAGCGGCTGCTGATATCCGGCGTCAACCCGACAACCACGGGCACGGCGCTGCGCCGCGCCACCGGAACCAAATCGGCGACCTTCGCCTGCTGCGTCGACATCGGCTATGAGGCGCTCGACACCATCGGCAATGCCAATGAAACCGCCGGATGGATCCGCCAGCGCGGCTACGACCGGATCCTCGTGGTGACCAACAATTACCACATGCCGCGAAGCCTGCTGGAACTCTCCCAGGCCAGCCCCGACGTGACCTTCATTGCCTACCCGGTAACCCATGCCGATCTCAAGACCGAGACCTGGCTCACTGACCCGGTGGCGCTGCGCACCCTCATGGTGGAATATGCCAAATATTCCCTGGCCCGGCTGCGCAACTGGAGCGGCGCCAAGACCGCCAGTGGCCTGCGCGCCGATGCCGGCGTCAAGCCGCCCGTGGCGGCGGGAATATCCTACGACTGA
- the ftsE gene encoding cell division ATP-binding protein FtsE: MIHFENVGLRYGMGPEVLRDLTFDIPKKSFQFLTGPSGAGKTTLMRLLFMSLKPTRGLIRMFDRDIAVIPGEELPLLRRRIGIVFQDFRLLDHMTTYENVALPLRVRGKDESSYRSDVIELLKWVGLGERINVLPPVLSGGEKQRVAIARALIDQPEILLADEPTGNVDPPMAQRLLNLFIELNRLGTAVVIATHDLSLMDRVNARRMILSEGRLDIYD; the protein is encoded by the coding sequence TTGATCCATTTTGAAAATGTCGGGTTGCGCTATGGTATGGGGCCTGAGGTCCTGCGCGATTTGACCTTCGACATTCCGAAAAAATCCTTCCAGTTCCTGACCGGCCCCTCGGGTGCAGGCAAGACCACATTGATGCGGCTGCTGTTCATGTCGCTGAAACCGACGCGCGGACTGATTCGCATGTTCGACCGGGACATCGCCGTCATCCCCGGCGAGGAGCTGCCCTTGTTGCGGCGCCGGATCGGCATCGTCTTCCAGGATTTCCGCCTGCTTGATCACATGACCACCTATGAGAACGTGGCGCTGCCGCTCAGGGTGCGCGGCAAGGACGAATCGAGCTACCGTTCCGACGTGATCGAACTGCTCAAATGGGTCGGGCTTGGGGAGCGAATCAATGTCCTGCCGCCGGTGCTCTCCGGTGGGGAGAAACAGCGCGTGGCGATTGCCCGCGCCCTGATCGACCAGCCCGAAATTCTGCTGGCGGACGAACCCACCGGCAATGTCGATCCGCCGATGGCCCAACGCCTGCTCAATCTGTTCATCGAACTCAACCGGCTCGGCACCGCCGTTGTCATCGCGACCCATGATCTGAGCCTGATGGACCGGGTCAATGCGCGCCGGATGATTCTTTCCGAAGGGCGGCTCGACATTTATGACTGA
- the hpt gene encoding hypoxanthine phosphoribosyltransferase: MPVVRGKIIEPLFTPEVIAQRNRIMASEIAANPKNDLLVISILKGSFIFAADLIRALHDAGLEPEVEFITLSSYGRGTTSQGVKIIKDIDSDVKGRDVLLIDDILESGRTLRFARDLMYERGANHVDIAVLLDKRSRREGTLDADYVGFECPDYFVVGYGMDVAYAFRELPFVGVVKGDA, translated from the coding sequence ATGCCGGTTGTGCGCGGAAAAATCATCGAGCCCTTGTTCACGCCCGAGGTGATTGCCCAGCGCAATCGCATCATGGCTTCCGAGATCGCTGCCAATCCGAAGAACGACCTGCTGGTCATCTCCATTCTCAAGGGCTCGTTCATTTTTGCCGCCGACCTGATCCGGGCGCTGCATGATGCCGGGCTCGAGCCCGAGGTCGAGTTCATCACCCTGTCGAGCTATGGCCGCGGAACCACCAGCCAGGGCGTCAAGATCATCAAGGACATCGACAGTGACGTGAAGGGCCGCGACGTGCTGCTCATCGACGACATTCTCGAATCAGGCCGGACACTGAGATTTGCCCGCGACCTGATGTATGAGCGCGGCGCCAATCATGTCGACATCGCCGTGCTTCTGGACAAGCGGTCGCGCCGCGAGGGCACATTGGACGCTGATTATGTCGGGTTCGAATGCCCGGACTATTTCGTCGTCGGCTACGGCATGGATGTAGCCTATGCCTTCCGCGAGCTGCCATTTGTCGGCGTGGTCAAGGGCGACGCCTGA
- a CDS encoding TIGR02302 family protein translates to MADRPGSKHTAPTQSPDDARRAVAFGRLRMRLNLWLGRLITLSAPLLAVVALYLSFSWFGVFRIVPDWLRLALLGLFCLAFLASLWPLTRFRSPDRGEIDTRLETENRIANQAIASQDDTVAATDPLARALWDEHRRRMAQTIGTLETGLPRSSLPARDPWGIRVAVALTLFVAFGYSFSGNAGRPGDALVSHATSTLPDVRIDAWITPPSYVNQAPVFLTGLDRDAGLPVDAFDGSEVTIQIGGGDADAVVTWGADEASQSPVERSEAGATGRPAAAGAATWTFRPDSDGRLEISAGRSAAGFSIHLIPDAPPVAAFVETPRRAVNGALELDYTLSDDHGIARAEAEIIPAGDAAPDARPLFDPPKYRLSLPRRSSEDNRAVSSHDLTEHPLAGQNVKITLVAIDGAGQEGRSETLETVLPGRRFSEPLAAAVVEQRGVLALDANNLRRVYDLHDALTIAPEETIPDLTHYLLLQSVRGRLENARSDEDLRAAIDYMWGVALQLEDGNLSLAERRLRDAQNALAEALENGATDEEIAQLMDELREAMQEYLRELARQNPANQNGETQQAMPENMLRQRDLDNMLDQIENLARSGARDQAQQMLQELQRMMNNLQAGRQQRQQQQGGPMRQQMDKLGELMRKQQQLMDETMRADRERQSQPGEGRDRQQQQGQQQPGDGQDQGQEGQGAQSLEEMLGALGRSQQELRDALGQLQSDLEGMGIQPSEGFGEAGEAMGDAAGNLEGGETGQALSDQGRALQALRQGAEDMMNQMMQAMGDQQGEAEGEGPARNGNRAADDRDPLGRPRSTTGPDFGSRVKVPDEIDIQRAREILDAIRERLGDQLSPELEKRYLERLLDLK, encoded by the coding sequence ATGGCAGACAGACCCGGCAGCAAGCACACCGCCCCGACACAAAGCCCTGATGACGCCCGCCGCGCGGTCGCCTTCGGCCGCCTGCGCATGCGGCTCAACCTGTGGCTCGGCCGTCTCATCACGCTTTCGGCCCCGCTCCTGGCCGTCGTCGCCCTGTATCTGAGCTTCTCCTGGTTCGGAGTTTTCAGGATCGTGCCGGACTGGCTGCGGCTGGCGCTTCTCGGGCTGTTCTGTCTGGCCTTCCTGGCCTCGCTGTGGCCTTTGACGCGCTTCCGGTCCCCCGACCGCGGCGAAATCGACACCCGGCTGGAAACGGAGAACCGCATCGCCAATCAGGCGATCGCCAGCCAGGATGACACTGTTGCGGCGACCGATCCGCTGGCGCGCGCGCTGTGGGATGAACATCGCCGCCGCATGGCGCAAACCATCGGCACGCTCGAAACCGGCCTTCCGCGCTCAAGCCTGCCGGCGCGCGATCCCTGGGGCATCCGTGTCGCGGTTGCGCTGACGCTGTTTGTCGCCTTCGGCTATTCCTTTTCGGGCAATGCCGGCCGGCCCGGCGACGCCCTTGTCAGCCACGCAACCAGCACATTGCCGGATGTCCGCATCGACGCCTGGATCACCCCGCCGTCCTATGTCAATCAGGCTCCGGTCTTCCTCACCGGACTTGATCGTGATGCAGGCCTTCCTGTCGACGCCTTCGACGGCAGCGAGGTCACGATCCAGATTGGCGGCGGCGATGCCGATGCCGTGGTGACCTGGGGGGCGGACGAGGCATCGCAGAGCCCGGTCGAGCGATCCGAAGCCGGCGCCACCGGCAGGCCGGCAGCCGCAGGGGCCGCGACCTGGACATTCAGACCGGACTCCGACGGTCGGCTTGAAATCAGCGCCGGCCGGTCCGCAGCCGGCTTCAGCATTCACCTGATCCCTGACGCACCTCCCGTTGCCGCATTCGTCGAAACCCCGCGCCGCGCCGTCAACGGCGCGCTGGAGCTCGATTACACGCTGAGCGACGACCACGGCATTGCCCGCGCCGAGGCGGAAATCATCCCCGCCGGGGACGCCGCACCTGATGCCCGGCCCTTGTTTGACCCGCCGAAATACCGGCTGTCGCTGCCGCGCCGGTCGTCCGAGGACAACCGCGCGGTGTCGAGCCACGACCTCACCGAACACCCGCTGGCCGGCCAGAACGTGAAGATCACCCTTGTCGCCATTGACGGCGCGGGCCAGGAAGGCCGCAGCGAAACCCTGGAAACGGTTCTGCCCGGGCGGCGCTTTTCAGAACCGCTTGCAGCAGCGGTGGTCGAGCAGCGCGGCGTGCTGGCGCTTGATGCCAACAATCTGCGCCGGGTCTATGACCTGCATGATGCGCTGACGATTGCGCCGGAAGAGACCATTCCCGACCTCACCCATTACCTGTTGCTGCAATCGGTCCGCGGCCGGCTTGAAAATGCCCGCAGCGATGAAGACCTTCGTGCCGCCATCGATTACATGTGGGGCGTCGCCCTGCAGCTTGAGGATGGCAATCTGTCGCTGGCCGAACGTCGACTGCGCGATGCCCAGAATGCGCTGGCCGAAGCGCTGGAAAACGGCGCCACCGACGAGGAGATCGCCCAGCTGATGGACGAGCTGCGCGAAGCGATGCAGGAATATCTGCGTGAACTGGCGCGCCAGAACCCCGCAAACCAGAATGGCGAGACCCAGCAGGCCATGCCGGAAAACATGCTGCGCCAGCGCGACCTCGACAACATGCTCGACCAGATCGAGAACCTGGCCCGCTCCGGCGCCCGCGACCAGGCTCAGCAGATGCTGCAGGAATTGCAGCGCATGATGAACAATCTGCAGGCCGGCCGGCAGCAACGCCAGCAGCAGCAGGGCGGTCCGATGCGCCAGCAGATGGACAAGCTGGGCGAACTCATGCGCAAGCAGCAGCAGTTGATGGACGAAACCATGCGCGCCGACCGTGAGCGCCAGAGCCAGCCCGGCGAAGGCCGCGACCGTCAGCAGCAACAGGGTCAGCAGCAGCCCGGAGACGGCCAGGACCAGGGACAGGAGGGCCAGGGCGCACAGTCACTGGAAGAGATGCTCGGCGCGCTGGGGCGCAGCCAGCAGGAACTGCGTGACGCGCTGGGACAATTGCAGAGCGATCTCGAGGGAATGGGCATACAGCCGTCGGAAGGATTTGGCGAAGCCGGTGAAGCCATGGGCGATGCCGCCGGCAATCTTGAGGGCGGAGAAACCGGTCAGGCGCTGAGCGATCAGGGCCGCGCTTTGCAGGCGCTGCGCCAGGGCGCCGAGGACATGATGAACCAGATGATGCAGGCGATGGGCGACCAGCAGGGCGAAGCGGAGGGTGAAGGCCCTGCCCGCAACGGCAACCGCGCAGCCGATGACCGCGATCCGCTTGGCCGGCCGCGCTCGACCACCGGTCCGGATTTCGGCAGCCGGGTCAAGGTGCCCGACGAGATCGACATCCAGCGCGCCCGCGAAATTCTGGACGCCATTCGCGAACGTCTCGGCGACCAATTGTCGCCCGAACTGGAAAAGCGCTATCTCGAACGCCTTCTCGACCTGAAATAG
- a CDS encoding lysophospholipid acyltransferase family protein: MIVLRSILFNIAFYINLIVRMIVFSPYYFLAERKAAWSVPKNWALANHWLQEKIVGTTFEIEGLENIPEGGYIFAPKHQSFWDAYALLPWLNDPVYILKRELQWIPLFGQYIFKMRMVPVNRGAKGKVMAEVLKRTKREIESGRQLIIYPEGTRRPAGAPPNYKYGIARLYRDLKVPVVPVVMHPGLFWPRRKFLRYPGHFKVQILTPIEAGMDPDAFMKKLVDVMETASDKLLVETIKANPQVPLREDARRRFAELEALASNKVSG; this comes from the coding sequence ATGATTGTTCTCAGGTCCATACTCTTCAACATCGCCTTCTACATCAATCTGATCGTGCGCATGATCGTGTTCTCGCCCTATTATTTCCTGGCCGAGCGCAAGGCAGCATGGAGCGTGCCGAAAAACTGGGCACTGGCCAATCACTGGCTGCAGGAGAAGATCGTCGGCACCACGTTTGAAATTGAAGGCCTCGAGAACATCCCCGAGGGCGGCTATATCTTCGCCCCCAAGCACCAGTCTTTCTGGGATGCCTATGCGCTGCTGCCCTGGCTTAATGACCCGGTCTACATTCTCAAGCGTGAACTGCAGTGGATTCCGCTTTTTGGCCAGTACATCTTCAAGATGAGGATGGTCCCGGTCAATCGCGGCGCCAAGGGCAAGGTCATGGCCGAAGTGCTCAAACGCACCAAGCGCGAGATCGAAAGCGGCCGCCAGCTGATCATCTACCCGGAAGGCACCCGCCGGCCCGCCGGTGCGCCGCCGAACTACAAATACGGTATTGCCCGGCTCTACCGTGATCTCAAGGTGCCGGTGGTGCCGGTGGTTATGCATCCAGGCCTGTTCTGGCCGCGCCGCAAGTTCCTGCGCTATCCGGGACATTTCAAGGTGCAGATCCTGACGCCGATCGAAGCCGGAATGGACCCTGACGCCTTCATGAAGAAACTGGTCGACGTGATGGAAACCGCCAGCGACAAGCTGCTGGTCGAAACCATCAAGGCCAATCCGCAGGTCCCCCTGCGGGAAGACGCCCGTCGCCGCTTCGCCGAACTCGAGGCACTGGCCTCCAACAAGGTTTCGGGCTGA
- a CDS encoding prephenate/arogenate dehydrogenase family protein, which yields MSKALFENITLIGIGLIGSSIARVVRAKGLADHVTIATRSAETLEQARTLGLGDAYFLSSAEAVANADLVIVSVPVGASEAVAREIGPHLKPGAIVTDVGSTKASVVKQMQPHMPDHVHFIAGHPIAGTEQSGPAAGFAELFDGRWCILTPSPGTDQQAIARLTGFWEACGSKVDQMDPEHHDLVLAIVSHLPHIIAYNIVGTADDLETVTESEVIKYSASGFRDFTRLAASDPVMWRDVCLHNKDAILEMLARFSEDLSSLQRAVRWGDGEQLLDLFTRTRGIRRSIVEAGQDTEAPNFGRNAPKTDVPGAPE from the coding sequence ATGAGTAAAGCATTGTTTGAAAACATCACCCTGATCGGCATCGGCCTCATCGGTTCGTCCATAGCGCGCGTGGTGCGCGCCAAGGGGCTGGCCGATCATGTGACGATCGCCACCCGCAGTGCGGAGACGCTGGAGCAGGCGCGGACGCTGGGGCTGGGGGATGCCTATTTTCTCTCCAGCGCCGAAGCGGTCGCCAATGCTGATCTCGTGATCGTGTCGGTGCCGGTGGGGGCATCGGAGGCCGTGGCGCGCGAAATCGGCCCGCATCTCAAGCCCGGGGCCATCGTCACCGATGTCGGATCGACCAAGGCCTCGGTGGTCAAGCAGATGCAGCCGCATATGCCGGATCATGTCCACTTTATCGCCGGTCACCCGATTGCCGGTACCGAGCAGAGCGGCCCGGCGGCCGGATTTGCCGAACTGTTTGACGGCCGCTGGTGCATCCTGACCCCGTCGCCGGGCACGGACCAGCAGGCGATTGCCCGGCTCACCGGTTTCTGGGAAGCCTGCGGGTCCAAGGTCGACCAGATGGACCCCGAACACCATGACCTAGTGCTGGCGATCGTGTCGCATCTGCCGCACATTATCGCCTACAACATCGTCGGCACGGCCGATGATCTGGAGACCGTGACCGAATCCGAAGTGATCAAATATTCCGCCTCGGGTTTTCGCGATTTCACCCGGCTTGCGGCATCCGATCCGGTGATGTGGCGCGATGTCTGCCTGCACAACAAGGATGCCATTCTGGAAATGCTGGCGCGGTTCTCCGAGGATCTCTCCTCGCTGCAGCGCGCGGTTCGCTGGGGCGATGGCGAGCAATTGCTGGACCTGTTTACCCGCACCCGCGGCATCCGCCGGTCCATCGTCGAGGCCGGCCAGGACACCGAAGCACCGAACTTCGGCCGCAACGCGCCCAAGACGGACGTTCCGGGCGCTCCCGAATAG
- a CDS encoding response regulator: MARILIAEDEESLRRFVARALVIDGHEIVEAGDGAEALDYLQAEGFDLLLSDIRMPIMDGIALATATAELVPDMPILLMTGFAEQRERAEPLMRIVVDVVEKPFTLPQIRQAVADALTRKAA, from the coding sequence ATGGCGAGAATCCTGATTGCCGAAGATGAAGAGTCGCTGCGGCGCTTTGTTGCCCGCGCGCTCGTGATCGACGGGCATGAAATCGTCGAGGCAGGAGACGGCGCCGAAGCGCTCGACTATCTGCAGGCCGAGGGGTTCGACCTGCTGTTGTCCGATATCCGCATGCCGATCATGGACGGCATTGCGCTGGCGACGGCCACGGCTGAACTGGTTCCCGACATGCCGATCCTGCTGATGACCGGATTTGCCGAGCAGCGCGAGCGGGCCGAACCGCTGATGCGCATCGTGGTGGACGTGGTGGAAAAGCCCTTCACCCTGCCGCAGATCCGCCAGGCGGTGGCCGATGCGTTGACCAGGAAGGCCGCCTGA